In the Plasmodium gaboni strain SY75 chromosome 13, whole genome shotgun sequence genome, ttttcatttttctCAGCTTTGTCACATGCAAATTGATCAATAAAAtctttttctatatattcTTCATGACATGacaaatatttattattttttataatttctcCATgctcatttttttctttatattcttcattttttgttttcatttttttcatttttttcattttctcttcttttaattctttattaaaTTCTGAAAAGAGCTGTcctatttttttataatcatataatttatctTTATGTATTACGCATTCTCTAAATAATTCAAAGTTGATGAGtattctttctttttttacaattaaataaatattttttttatttctattttgtttattatagTGGATTTCATACATCCCGATGAAATCCTTCCGATCATCATTTCTTTTgtcatcatcatcataaatattatcaatattatcaaTACTATCAATATTATCAGTACTATCAATACtatcaatattatcaatactatcaatattatcaatactatcaatattatcaatactatcaatattatcaatattatcaCTATTAATTATATCACATCTTTTTGTATCAGTTTgattatcaatattatcatcCATCCTTTCATTGATACATATATATCGTAGTTTTTTACAACACATAGAACAACATTTATGAacacattttttattcattacatatttacatatcctacatttatataatatatttatatttgaaGATGATGTAGTCtctttctttcttttttcttttacaATAATTTTCTTGTCAAAAGAATTTTCTTCacataaattattatcactaATATGTATGTCACTAGTACTTATATCACttatatttaatacatccataatattttcttcttttatatttttccatTCATGTGAATCAAAAAATTTACGAGGACATAAAAAACCCCTCCCCAGGTTAGCAAAGAATAATGCTGACGATATATTATAATccataattttattattagGAGATATAATcgaatatataattttctcatattttaataaatcatCTGGATATACATCAATAAGAATCAATCGAATATCATAATTaggaaatatattaattattttttcataagACAAAAAACAAGTATATCTATCTATCgcatttatattaaatacTACATTAACAAGCTCAATGTATCCATCttcataaaaatgaaagaaaGTTTTTATAGTTAATATAGTTAAAAGAGTTGAATCAATACCTCcagaaaaaaatatgcCTATGCATTTTTctctttcttttttttctttagATTGATAATACCTGACATTCATATTGTCATTTATATGTGACTCATCAGAATTGCCATCAATTTTTATGTTAGCATCAATTTTTACGTTAGCATCAATTTTTATGTTAGCATcaatttttatgttttcatcaatttttatgttttcatcaatatttttattttcttcattatttttatttttttttattttttccaGTTTGTCTATCTTTTTGCCTGAACAAGTCAGGTGAAAAAAttgtttaattttttgaCTTATAATATGATTTAATAAGATAATGAATAAgttaataaaaacattatttagttttatatattgaataatatttttattattttgagAGAATGTtgtattttctttttgtgTAACAGTGTgttcatttatatcttgtattattttgtttatagTATgtaaaaagtatatattttcttgtttattaaagatattttttttttcaaaataatgtaatatatcttgaaagtttaaaatattaaattgGTCTACATCAGATGGTTTCCATtgataatatgaattatcataaatacaatattgtttataaatttttattagcatgatatgattattaaaaatattattctcCTTATGgttatcattattaaaaatatttttctcCTTATGgttatcattattaaaaatatttttctcCTTATGgttatcattattaaaaatatttttctcCTTATGgttatgattatttttttttttgtcagtttcattatcatttaaaagtattaagttgtatatataatgtggcataatatttatagcaatttcttcatttattGTTCTCTTTTGAAATGTATGATCTTTTCTTTCTTTattaagaatatatttaaatttaatattattaaaattatcatcagaattttttttatgtatcaaaaaattattttctatattattatgatgCTGTGCAAATATGTCATATGTAGGTATGAGATTAATGTCATCTTTTATAGAGATATcatcaaatatatattcatttttattaatttgaatataattaaaattataattaataaaaggaccatatatatttgtaaatattattgatttttgttcataaaaatataaaaaagatttCATACCAAATttatcattaaaaaaataaacatttatatttgttttatcataatgtatgtaaaataaaataaaactaCCATTCATACAATTAAATATgtcattaatattttttatattttcttcaatatattcatataattcttttatagaaataattggacttttattattcataaaattatCACACATATACCAATCACCATATATAAGTAAAATActtttatcttttatattatattctatatattctttattatatttattatattttattttatatttctcgtttatcatattcttaaaatatatttgtgaACCATATAACTCAAATTGTATTCTATTATTAAAAGCATCATTATCTATGATATTCCTACATTTAGTTACAACATGTTTAGAgcttatatttatatcacaagaaatatatttaaacaTATCAAAACAATGACTATTATTGTgtttatcattattattattattattattatcatgGTCATATGGATGAATATGTTCATTTCTTTTCTCTTCTCttgaatatttattagCTTTAATCAAATATGgaatcatataattatctaCATACTTTTtagttattatatatctattttttttttcactCTCTTGTTTCTCATTCTTTTTTTGAGTATCCAATTTGATGTCATCATCAAAATTACTATTACAAAAAGTTtctataaataaacattttataaaattgtTTACCTCCTCATTGTTTGCTTTAATTCTTACCATAAAATTATGCATcttcaaataataaatattttatatataaacaataaaatatagaataattacaataaatacaaaatagttgataaaatatttctttttttttcatcatgatattattagtataaatataaatgcatatacatttgtattatatatatgcatatacaattttttttttttttacataatatttatgatatatatataaaatatatatgtagaaagaataaaaattgtagatatatttttagtTCAAACTATGAAAAATATCTAATACAACGATGGATACTTATAACACtttataagaatatattatattatattaaattatattatataggCAGGATCCCAATctacataatatataatatatatatatatatatatttatttatttatttattttacaaattacatattttgaattgcatatatacattttttttctttcaaAATATCAAGTATTACATTATAACAGTAgagaatataaaaaaaaaaaatctccttagatattatatatatattattatatatatacctttGGCCcgttataataatatatatataatatatttcttttaacACGTCGGCACGAAAAATAAGAAACagcttttttttttataccttacaaaatatgaatccttaataaataaataaataaatatatatatatatatatatatatatatatattgaaaaagaaaaagaatgaattttttttttttttttatactaAACATATATAACGATAAAACATATAGGAACTATTATGCCTCATTTTTAACtgtaataaaatataaaataaaaagacGTTTAGTCcatatcatattattcttatatatatatatatatatatatttatatatttttttgtttaaacaaaaaataggataaatataacattcCAATATTTGCCCGtttcataataaaattcTTACAACAGTGGTTAATATGCAATgctttttttctttaaatattattaaggagcaaaaaaaaaaaaaaaaaaaaaaaaaaaaaaaattccattgaatcatttattaaaatttatttcatttcatttctctttcttttttttttttttttttattagaCACTTTAATAAGgagaatataaaaatataaatattataaatatatatattatatatatatttatatatataatatttttttggaACATATTTAAAGGctattttttaaatgtagtaataaaaaaaaatatattagataCGATGccatataatataatgtgcagatacttttatataagtATTGTTCATATAGTTTTATAAATCTAATTTTTAAggatttttttttatgataatatatatataaaatatatatatatatatatatatatgtgtaaacagttcatatgaattatttatCAACCCTTAAATACCgatttatttatttatttattttttttttatttttttttttttaactttgttaatcttttcttttaattgttataaaaatggGTGATGGATGAAGTTAAAAgtgaacaaaaaaaaaatgctctactaatattttaatattgaaataaaaaatatatatatatatatatatatatattttatacatactatgtattattttatttttcttcatgCACATTACCTTTtgatgatatatatgaaagaaaaaaaaaaaagatataaaataaaataaataaaacaatcacataaatataaatattttcaattttgttttatttaaaaaaaatgttcaTCATCATGTTTTATTAGAATGTATgcattatatataatgtgtACAAAATAATCAGATATATGTATTTTctcattttctttttcttttttatttattttttttttttctttctttctTTCTGTTTTTATATCTACTCCAATATTACATTGtgttaaaaatatatataatatatatataatatatatatatatatatatatttatttatttatggtcatatttacaatttttttGGAAGGAATATACTTATGTGCatatttcaaaataaagataatttAACAGCTTTTTCTGTGCGTTCAAAAcacaattttttttatatatatatatattacttatATGCCCTTTTTTTCAACGAACCtgcatataatatatatatgttaatatattattaagtacacatatatttatatatatatatataatacatagatatatatttataattatttccTTGTTACATATTTTTGAAGATGGTAAAAACCAAGTGTGAGAATAACGAGAACGGGAGgaaattaattaataagaaaataattgAGAAAAAGTATGATAAGAAGAAAACAAACGAAAACAACTTGAATTATGGAGGTACGAAACACGTactaaataaaaaaataataaataatataaataagaaagATAATCAAgttcataataatataaatgatgatatgatacatgaagaatatattccaaataatatagaagaaaatgaagagaagaataaaaaacaaacatgtttaaaaaataatgataatatgaattatgatatatttaataatatcagcaaaaatttaaataatcatTTAAGTCAAGGTGTTGGAAATGAATGtgtaaaaaatttaataacaCAAGTTAGCTACAGTCATTTATTTACAATAttaaaaaacattttaaCTTATTTACCTTTTTCAATTAATGATTATTTAATAGGAACATTAGAATTAAAAGAAGTTATAGAtagtaaatataatacCTGTTTTcaattatatgaaaaaaaagaactcatgaaatatatttatgataatGAATCAACTAACTTagtaaataataaagtatacaatttattcaaaaaatataaaatcatgaaaaataaaaaagaatcTTTTAATCATAGACAAACTTATCATTTAAAAGAACAAAACGAACAACCGATTGTAgaagaattattaatagaaaaagcgaaaatatttatttataaaattaattcttttattgAAGGTAGAGAACAaaatttatcatatatatatgaaatatgTTATGGATTGCAATATAAAACAgaaacatttttattat is a window encoding:
- a CDS encoding hypothetical protein (conserved Plasmodium protein, unknown function) encodes the protein MHNFMVRIKANNEEVNNFIKCLFIETFCNSNFDDDIKLDTQKKNEKQESEKKNRYIITKKYVDNYMIPYLIKANKYSREEKRNEHIHPYDHDNNNNNNNDKHNNSHCFDMFKYISCDINISSKHVVTKCRNIIDNDAFNNRIQFELYGSQIYFKNMINEKYKIKYNKYNKEYIEYNIKDKSILLIYGDWYMCDNFMNNKSPIISIKELYEYIEENIKNINDIFNCMNGSFILFYIHYDKTNINVYFFNDKFGMKSFLYFYEQKSIIFTNIYGPFINYNFNYIQINKNEYIFDDISIKDDINLIPTYDIFAQHHNNIENNFLIHKKNSDDNFNNIKFKYILNKERKDHTFQKRTINEEIAINIMPHYIYNLILLNDNETDKKKNNHNHKEKNIFNNDNHKEKNIFNNDNHKEKNIFNNDNHKENNIFNNHIMLIKIYKQYCIYDNSYYQWKPSDVDQFNILNFQDILHYFEKKNIFNKQENIYFLHTINKIIQDINEHTVTQKENTTFSQNNKNIIQYIKLNNVFINLFIILLNHIISQKIKQFFHLTCSGKKIDKLEKIKKNKNNEENKNIDENIKIDENIKIDANIKIDANVKIDANIKIDGNSDESHINDNMNVRYYQSKEKKEREKCIGIFFSGGIDSTLLTILTIKTFFHFYEDGYIELVNVVFNINAIDRYTCFLSYEKIINIFPNYDIRLILIDVYPDDLLKYEKIIYSIISPNNKIMDYNISSALFFANLGRGFLCPRKFFDSHEWKNIKEENIMDVLNISDISTSDIHISDNNLCEENSFDKKIIVKEKRKKETTSSSNINILYKCRICKYVMNKKCVHKCCSMCCKKLRYICINERMDDNIDNQTDTKRCDIINSDNIDNIDSIDNIDSIDNIDSIDNIDSIDSTDNIDSIDNIDNIYDDDDKRNDDRKDFIGMYEIHYNKQNRNKKNIYLIVKKERILINFELFRECVIHKDKLYDYKKIGQLFSEFNKELKEEKMKKMKKMKTKNEEYKEKNEHGEIIKNNKYLSCHEEYIEKDFIDQFACDKAEKNEKHNIEKIKNLFSSKESKKINQNKMFINGDPTYNDSNEDSNESEEKKKKKFIHNDDHLNYFNKNMYYPFNNKEEREKSFYICNHELLIIGSGADELFGGYYRQNNFNKKLAKIKKNYKMCEMIKDIRRIWIRNLYRDDRVISFSSLKKKIIFYPYLDMLMINFLFSLPFCIIERPIGYIIKNEDNIKGGNKNKKLNYDDKDILLIEQEKEELYNILNKKYIDEDTLIYYEEQYNYLDSHKLNECHIIYERMKTQKMNKWILRMSIYFLNFKDVMFFKKKAIQFGSKSKNIKRYMKESLASFAEDGEQNSRQVLTEKSGRDNYILLS
- a CDS encoding putative membrane protein (conserved Plasmodium membrane protein, unknown function), which codes for MVKTKCENNENGRKLINKKIIEKKYDKKKTNENNLNYGGTKHVLNKKIINNINKKDNQVHNNINDDMIHEEYIPNNIEENEEKNKKQTCLKNNDNMNYDIFNNISKNLNNHLSQGVGNECVKNLITQVSYSHLFTILKNILTYLPFSINDYLIGTLELKEVIDSKYNTCFQLYEKKELMKYIYDNESTNLVNNKVYNLFKKYKIMKNKKESFNHRQTYHLKEQNEQPIVEELLIEKAKIFIYKINSFIEGREQNLSYIYEICYGLQYKTETFLLSVFIFDCYIHRINQLTNKNHYKKVKLLVIICSILLALIKTQVFNGTSIMYLNDILYFLNKMKNDKLNYTCIEISNKQMEILKLLPPNYNNYSTYTELTYVYFINLKNCAKKYPAIKIYYIFLEHFGFLYFIYDVIYAYSMYITAVGSYMLIPPSRIVSTIILYFTNAFYNRMTNSLLFQEKFCEEIFNLPFENDLFMWAYLFMDNFIYFFENCVVPNKHYSSIYSIFYETGRMLNIRTVF